A window of Haliscomenobacter hydrossis DSM 1100 contains these coding sequences:
- a CDS encoding MbnP family protein, with product MLKSTLFVLFWFAVFAQSFAQGKRSAVELSIAPVFGKAPLVAEKWFVSANGDSLQFDNIRFYLSNIRFELRDGQIVNDSVNAHLIDGFEPSTLRITFPLATKHEAARIKKIHFDLGIDSTTNVSGAQGGDLDPSKGMYWAWQSGYINLKIEGISPQSKNRKQAFQFHLGGYQAPYAALRKVSLPLDQSFGEKLLLQMDLAAFFQNIQMATQVNTMSPGSAAMKLADYTPKMFTIDAQQK from the coding sequence ATGTTGAAAAGCACCTTGTTTGTATTGTTCTGGTTTGCTGTTTTTGCGCAAAGTTTTGCGCAAGGTAAGCGCAGTGCTGTAGAGCTGAGCATTGCCCCGGTATTTGGAAAGGCACCCCTTGTTGCCGAAAAATGGTTCGTTTCCGCGAACGGAGATTCGCTTCAATTTGACAACATCCGCTTTTATTTGTCCAATATTCGGTTTGAATTGCGCGACGGACAAATCGTCAATGACTCCGTCAATGCTCATTTGATTGATGGTTTTGAACCTTCCACTTTGCGCATAACCTTTCCTCTTGCCACAAAGCACGAGGCTGCCAGGATCAAAAAAATCCATTTCGACCTTGGCATCGACAGCACCACCAATGTTTCCGGGGCGCAAGGTGGCGACCTGGACCCCTCTAAAGGCATGTACTGGGCTTGGCAAAGTGGGTACATCAACTTGAAAATTGAAGGCATCAGTCCACAGTCCAAAAACCGCAAACAGGCCTTTCAATTCCATCTTGGCGGCTATCAGGCACCGTATGCGGCGCTGCGCAAAGTAAGTTTGCCCTTGGATCAAAGTTTTGGAGAAAAACTGCTGCTGCAAATGGATCTTGCCGCTTTTTTCCAAAACATCCAGATGGCCACTCAAGTGAATACGATGAGTCCAGGCAGCGCAGCCATGAAATTGGCCGATTACACCCCGAAAATGTTTACGATCGATGCGCAACAAAAGTAA
- a CDS encoding cytochrome-c peroxidase → MRNKSKQVVYGLLVVVCCSIYAFEEIKTTPKPLVVPAGWPQPGYDFSKNPLTEEGFELGRQLFYDPILSRDQTISCASCHLQATGFTHVDHDLSHGIEDKIGTRNSMTIMNLAWSKHFMWDGGVNHLDMQPLAPLSSAVEMDENLENVVHKLNASTKYRTLFYRAFNDSLATGQKVLLAFSQFIVHLNSYQSKYDKYIRKEEGGVFTEQERNGLQLFRVHCAACHPEPLFTNQGFEKNGLPIDPTLNDFGRMRITQNPQDSLKFKVPTLRNIQFTFPYMHDGRFKKLREVLNHYTSSTQLEKPIVLSADEKVDLLAFLLTLTDQAFLYDRRFGFPKE, encoded by the coding sequence ATGCGCAACAAAAGTAAACAAGTGGTTTATGGCCTGTTGGTGGTGGTTTGCTGCAGCATTTACGCTTTTGAGGAGATCAAAACGACGCCCAAACCGCTGGTGGTTCCTGCCGGCTGGCCACAACCCGGATACGATTTTTCCAAAAATCCCCTGACGGAAGAAGGTTTTGAATTGGGGCGACAGCTCTTCTACGACCCTATTTTGTCACGCGACCAGACCATTTCCTGCGCCAGTTGCCACCTGCAGGCCACCGGGTTCACCCACGTTGACCACGATTTGAGCCACGGCATTGAAGACAAAATCGGCACCCGCAATTCCATGACCATCATGAACCTGGCCTGGAGCAAACATTTCATGTGGGATGGCGGCGTAAACCACTTGGACATGCAGCCTTTGGCACCCTTGAGTAGTGCGGTTGAAATGGATGAAAACCTGGAAAATGTGGTACACAAATTGAATGCTTCGACAAAATACCGAACCCTGTTTTATCGGGCTTTTAACGATAGTTTGGCAACGGGTCAGAAAGTATTGTTGGCCTTTTCGCAGTTCATTGTTCACCTCAATTCCTACCAGTCAAAATACGACAAATACATCCGCAAAGAGGAGGGAGGGGTGTTTACGGAGCAAGAAAGGAATGGTTTGCAGCTGTTTCGGGTGCATTGCGCCGCTTGTCACCCCGAGCCTTTGTTTACCAACCAGGGTTTTGAAAAAAATGGCTTGCCCATAGATCCTACTCTGAATGATTTTGGCAGGATGCGCATTACGCAAAACCCGCAAGATTCCCTGAAATTTAAAGTGCCAACCCTGCGCAACATCCAGTTTACTTTCCCATACATGCACGACGGACGCTTTAAAAAACTCCGGGAAGTACTCAACCATTACACGTCCAGTACCCAACTGGAAAAGCCGATTGTCTTAAGTGCGGATGAAAAAGTTGACCTGCTGGCGTTTTTGTTGACCCTGACGGATCAGGCCTTTTTGTACGATCGGCGGTTTGGTTTTCCAAAAGAATAA